In Rhodamnia argentea isolate NSW1041297 chromosome 1, ASM2092103v1, whole genome shotgun sequence, the genomic window CTTGATTCAAGTCTGAGACGATCTCGACTTGGATTCCAAGCCTCTGGACATGATACTTGGATACTTTGGCCCGGACAGATCTGGGATCCACCACCAATGCACTCATGCCTTCAAACTCCGAGTTTGCagaattggattgattgtttaTTTTCTGGCTCGTGTACTCGTGCAAATCGGAACAGCCATTATTGAAGACTGCCGTGAAGGTAAACGTGGATCCTACATTCGGTATGCTCACAAATCCAATCTCTCCATTCATGAGTTCAACCAAACACTTGCTTATGCTTAGCCCTATACCAGTCCCTCCATGTGTACGGGATATGGAAGGATCAACTTGCATGAAGGGAGTAAAAACACGAGATTGGGCCTCAACTGGGATCCCAACTCCCGTATCCTCAACTGATACAATTAGATTGATGGGGTGGTAGGTAGACGAAGGGTAAGGACAAACACGTTCTTCTTGGCTAAAGGTCTTGAATGTCGCCCAGCTTAGACGTCTCTCAACAACTTGGAAACCGCTCAAGGTATTCTTCGACGGTGACTCGGTCTCAACATCTAACGAGTCCATGACCTCTTGAGTAAGATGCACTGTGACAAAGATATGGCCTTTCTCTGTGAACTAGATTTATAAACTCATAGTTAGTTTTCTATATAGATGGCCAAAAGATCAAAAGAAACAGTTCAGAAATATTTGCACAGATCCACAAAATTCAGAAGAAGTTTGACAGAGTGTTATATAGGTTGAAGATTTTTCTAGAGCCAAAAGTTAATCTTGAAATGCTGTAACATGGCCTACAAGATACTTACTTTAATCGAGTTTCCCATGAGGTTGGTTATGATTTGTCGAAATCTTCCAGGGTCACCAATTAACTTCTCAGGAACCCGATCGGAAATGAAAACAGCCAACTGCAGATTTTTAGAAATCGAAATGTCATCTGTGAGACTAGCACCAACCTGACATTGTTAAGAAGTACAGCTATGATTCTAGAAGATGATTGATACCTCCACTCCTTTTTCCTGGGCCTTCCCAGAAAAGAGGGACAATACATCATCGAGTATTGCCCGCAGATCAAATTGTACCGCCTCAAGTTCAAGTTTACCAGAGTCAATCTTTGCTTGGTCCAAAACCTTAGTTATAAGTGAGACCAGAGCTTTTCCACTGGCCTGGGCAGTTCTGACATAATCCTGTTGAGTCACATCTAGATCCGTGTCCATCAACATATGCAACATTCCTGATAAATTAACAGAACTTTTAAATTTGTGGCAGAACAAGATCATAGGAAAGTCACACTATTTTCCAAGAATTCACAGGAAACTCTGAATGCGGAACAGATTAATCCGGTATACTCACCTAAAACACCATTCATCGGAGTTCTAATTTCGTGGGAAACAGTGGCAAGGAACTGAAAAATGCATAGGACAATGTTAGGCAACAGACACATCCATGTAATGTAAAAACTGAGCTTATATGAAGcatgaaaaacatgaaaacctgAGACTTTGCTACGTCAGCTGCCTCGGCCTGCTTTTTGAGCTCCGTCATTTTATGGAAGTCATCTTCGACTTTGGCAATCCTATTTACTGTTGCATAGAATATATGCCCAATGAGCATCGCAATCACAAGAACCCCATACGATGTTGTTATCGCAAGCCATGGCCATGGAGGTTTCTGCTTGAATCTGTGTGAAGAACATCGTCAATCCCAGCAATGGCATTAAAATGTAGAATTCAGCAGAGTATATTAACTTTAAGAGACAGCGGTTCCACCCCTTTTGCTTCACAGAAGTGAAGATGCACATGATGCTTCATCTATTTATACACTAAAGAACCTCTAAGTACTGGGAAGCATGACAAAGAACCTATTAAAAGGAATACATACTTCCACGAAATCTCAAGGATTTGCATACAATTGAACCAGAATGCCTTAGTTTGACCACAGTCCCATAAAGGTATAGTGGTTCAGAATTATGACAGACTAGGGTATCTTCTCTCTTTGCAAAAGGAACACTTATTGTTCTCTactcaattaaatattttatgctGATCATTTACTCTCTACTCTTTAGAAAGCACCAGGAAGAAATCCGTACGAGGACAATCATGTCcttattttgacaattttcagtAGTGTTAAGAATCCCACATCTTATTCAACAGAGTGAATAACTTTTATACATCAATTAGACTAAAACACTTCAGTTTCAGTTATTCAGACTAATGAAGTACACTTTTAGTTGGTCCTTCAAGTTTGTAATGACAGATTTCCAAAGTTTTCCTGCGAAGCATCTTGTCCTGATATGCAAGATCTTCAAAGATATGGAAACAGATATATGCAAACCCGAAAGAGCAAGGCCATGGACGCATTGAATATATAAGATGTGGACAACTAGCTGATGCATATCATACAGAATAATAACAAGGCACCATAAATGCTTAACTCGGCCACATGAGGAGGAACTAGTATTACCTGCATCGCATCTCATGCTTCCTAAATGGATCACCAAAATTAAGTGTACTGACATACTCCAAAGCATCATCCGCTTCATCTGAACCATACATACTGATTGGATGTGACTGATTGGTGGTGTCCAATACATTCACCACAATGGTCTGCTTGCTAGCCAGCTGTTGCAGCAATTTCTCCACCAGTGATTGAATATGAAAGACTCCACCAATGTACCTGTTCATCAGCATCACATTAATGTAAGTGACATATTTCATTAAGCACAGAAACATTTTAGGTTGTTGAGCTAACTTTGGAACCAATCACTGAGTAAGATATTGCCACCGAGTTGATATGCTGCGGAACATCTATATGAGACAATATCTTCAACAAATTTTCACATAAATGAGGAAATGGCATACCCAGCCGTTGCCTGGATTCTTTCATCGGGAGTTGCATTTGAAGGAAGATCAATTTTATAGACAGCAAAGGTTAATATGACCCCCAGACGGTTCGTTTTAATCAGCCTGAAAGGAGCGGTAAGAACCCCTTTTCCCGAAGCTCTTGCACGCAATACATTTTCACGATCTTCCTGTTGCAATAGAGATTCATAAGACACCATATTCTGCAGAAGAAATCTTAAGCAGAAAATTCAAGACAAAGTGAAGAATGAACAGATAACAATCAGTTCAGAAGAGTCTTTCAGGCTGTTATAATAGTGAACTCAGAAGGAGGCCGCGGAATTCCTTCATCCATCGATCATCAGTCAGAATTACCAAAATCACAGCAACAGGTTCACTTACTTATAGCAAGACAAAAAGGAATTTACCTTTCCTGAGAGCATGTCGAGGGAAACTATGTGGGAGATAGTATCTTGAGCAAAAATGACGGGGGCATATTCTTCCTGAATTGGAGAGGGCTCCAACATTTCAGGGTCATAGTCATCCTTATGAACCGGATTTTGCTCCAGGGTATCCATTCTCCGGATAGGCCAGCCTTGCTGTTTCTCGAACTCTGCCCTCTCCGAATGGAGCACTCTCACTGCATATGCCACGCCACTAGTGAGAGGCCTCTCAAAAGCAGTTCTTTCGGTATATCTAGCAAAAGTCCTCTGTGGacagaaagtttttttttttgtgaacacCATATTAGTGAGTGTAGTCAAATGGTTCGAATGTCAAGCTAAACAATTTGATGCTCACATACATACAGCATGGACATTGCAGACACAGTTCCTATGACTGAGGTATTTAACTCGAGAAACATCATGATCATAGAATGGAAGTACAAAATCAAAGGAATTCAGATTAAGTTTTGACCCGAGAAATAAAGGAATTGAAGACTAAGCACTCATCAAGATTCAGACTGATTACTTGAGCAAGCAAATATGAAAAAACTTTCCACCGTTCAAGGCCTATGGCTGAAACATGTTCAATCTCAAACAACAGAACTTTCAATAAAAGCCAAGATCGCGAAATATCACAAGCGGTAAAATTAATCGCGTCAATCGTGTGATCTTTGAGTCAGACAAAGTTGATTTAGAAAGCGTATAAAGAAGT contains:
- the LOC115738877 gene encoding LOW QUALITY PROTEIN: histidine kinase 3-like (The sequence of the model RefSeq protein was modified relative to this genomic sequence to represent the inferred CDS: inserted 1 base in 1 codon), producing the protein MSLFHILGXGLKAGQLIWMLCWWIASVFSMNWFINGGLMDAKTGLLGGDGKISLSWCEKMSGNISKIQHQYDQLFGSKRTNNALWRKLLYTWVLGATMVSLWIFLYMSSQAIEKRKETLASMCDERARMLQDQFNVSMNHVQAMSILISTFYHGKSPSAIDQRTFARYTERTAFERPLTSGVAYAVRVLHSERAEFEKQQGWPIRRMDTLEQNPVHKDDYDPEMLEPSPIQEEYAPVIFAQDTISHIVSLDMLSGKEDRENVLRARASGKGVLTAPFRLIKTNRLGVILTFAVYKIDLPSNATPDERIQATAGYIGGVFHIQSLVEKLLQQLASKQTIVVNVLDTTNQSHPISMYGSDEADDALEYVSTLNFGDPFRKHEMRCRFKQKPPWPWLAITTSYGVLVIAMLIGHIFYATVNRIAKVEDDFHKMTELKKQAEAADVAKSQFLATVSHEIRTPMNGVLGMLHMLMDTDLDVTQQDYVRTAQASGKALVSLITKVLDQAKIDSGKLELEAVQFDLRAILDDVLSLFSGKAQEKGVELAVFISDRVPEKLIGDPGRFRQIITNLMGNSIKFTEKGHIFVTVHLTQEVMDSLDVETESPSKNTLSGFQVVERRLSWATFKTFSQEERVCPYPSSTYHPINLIVSVEDTGVGIPVEAQSRVFTPFMQVDPSISRTHGGTGIGLSISKCLVELMNGEIGFVSIPNVGSTFTFTAVFNNGCSDLHEYTSQKINNQSNSANSEFEGMSALVVDPRSVRAKVSKYHVQRLGIQVEIVSDLNQVLSSVKSRNPRINMVLVEEEVWNNDLDLSVLFVDQLRRTEQKVPPKLFLLAKSISPTRSNNVMAGAHSPAVIIKPLRASMVAASLQRTMGNVGNKGNCRNGEVSRLSLQHLLLGRKILIVDDNKVNLKVAVGALKRYGAEVVCAESGKEAISLLTPPHSFYACFMDIQMPAMDGFEATKKIRDMEKSINRKIQLGEVSAEAHGDVSNWHVPILAMTADVIQATHERCMKCGMDGYVSKPFEAEQLYREVSRFSSSAPNWKL